Proteins from a genomic interval of Polaribacter sp. Q13:
- a CDS encoding RteC domain-containing protein: MNSLSPTSNFIKELNEIKIQNSDILQRALCSIKICSNLLSFYKKKILVKKFQTIQEEIEFFKKTKQIPLIQLIYFSEIRSFEIQFPKADKSEQLKFIKKKISQLNQFFLFNLDFGRYVDSGATHFDKEYYTREYLGKCHITTSNFYFQDPDFCTPRDMLLGKYKAYDSLVTYLDKKKYIIKNNLNETHAIIKAKIHWPFNNTNYVELLYALYVKGLGRENNMTIIKVSEHLQQVFDITPKDIYKTYQDIKNRKNSRTLFLDELSTGIISEMNKSEE; the protein is encoded by the coding sequence ATGAATTCATTATCACCAACATCTAATTTTATAAAGGAATTGAATGAAATAAAAATTCAAAATTCAGACATCTTACAAAGAGCTCTTTGTTCTATCAAAATTTGTAGTAATTTATTAAGTTTTTATAAAAAGAAAATACTCGTTAAAAAATTTCAAACAATACAAGAAGAAATAGAGTTCTTTAAAAAGACTAAGCAAATCCCTCTTATTCAACTTATTTACTTTTCAGAAATTCGGTCTTTTGAAATTCAATTTCCTAAAGCTGATAAGAGCGAACAATTAAAATTTATAAAGAAGAAAATTAGTCAACTTAACCAATTCTTTCTTTTCAATCTTGATTTTGGCCGTTATGTGGATTCCGGTGCCACTCATTTTGACAAAGAATATTACACCAGAGAATACCTGGGAAAATGTCATATTACCACCTCAAATTTTTATTTTCAAGATCCTGATTTTTGCACACCAAGAGATATGCTTTTAGGTAAATATAAGGCGTACGATTCTTTAGTTACTTATCTCGATAAGAAAAAATATATCATTAAAAATAATCTAAATGAAACTCATGCTATTATAAAAGCTAAAATACATTGGCCATTTAATAACACAAATTATGTAGAATTACTTTATGCACTATACGTAAAAGGTTTAGGTAGAGAAAATAATATGACTATTATAAAAGTATCAGAACATCTTCAGCAAGTATTTGATATTACACCTAAAGATATCTACAAAACCTATCAGGATATCAAAAACCGGAAGAATAGTAGGACATTATTTCTTGATGAACTCTCAACAGGAATAATATCTGAAATGAATAAAAGTGAAGAATAA
- a CDS encoding CPBP family intramembrane glutamic endopeptidase: protein MNKITLRNTLIPLFTLAFICFMYFGPITRTPFENIIISIIIIIANYIEYKGKPFSMLGFKREKFNAKNLLVYAPLVALGLFIFYVFAVVPGIEILTGVTIDYSSMSQLKGNLGNTIIWLLIVWVTAGFGEEIIFRGYLMRQFVKFFGDSKISLAINILIICGFFGYMHMQQGITGQLVVVIIGALLSIIFYIRKYDLWFLIMIHGFFNTLGILSFYFGLA, encoded by the coding sequence ATGAACAAAATTACATTACGAAATACATTAATACCATTATTTACCCTAGCATTTATTTGTTTCATGTACTTTGGGCCAATCACTAGAACACCTTTTGAAAATATAATTATCTCTATTATCATTATTATAGCTAATTATATAGAGTACAAAGGAAAACCATTTTCAATGCTTGGTTTTAAACGTGAAAAATTCAATGCAAAAAATCTCCTTGTATATGCTCCATTAGTTGCACTAGGCCTCTTTATTTTTTATGTTTTTGCAGTCGTTCCTGGAATCGAGATACTAACAGGAGTTACTATTGATTATTCAAGCATGAGCCAATTGAAAGGAAACCTTGGAAACACAATCATCTGGTTATTGATAGTGTGGGTTACTGCTGGATTTGGAGAAGAAATTATTTTTAGAGGTTATCTTATGCGACAGTTCGTCAAATTCTTTGGAGACAGTAAAATCAGTCTTGCTATAAATATTCTAATAATTTGTGGTTTTTTCGGTTACATGCACATGCAGCAAGGAATTACTGGGCAACTAGTCGTAGTAATTATCGGAGCACTCTTATCTATAATATTCTACATTCGCAAATATGATTTGTGGTTTTTGATTATGATACATGGTTTTTTTAACACACTGGGTATTTTGAGTTTTTACTTTGGTTTGGCTTAA
- a CDS encoding IS3 family transposase (programmed frameshift) translates to MVKKYDNEFKVMIVELLNSGIKTKQVSEDYGLSLSMVGRWKREYKLQSGDFSKKKELSIEAQELKALKKELKNVTMERDNLKKGGEHLLQERPIRYQFILENIDIYPVEKMCKSMKLSKNAYYHWFKNKDVIFLKTPKIHLKERIKIIFKESKEIYGSCRIQKKLEREGLIYSRSYIGLLMKEMGLRSVLKRKFVITTDSNHQYLIAENMLNREFSSLKLGEKWVSDITYIRVNDDWNYLTTIIDLADRKVVGWSLSEDMTTQNTVMKAWIDARKTRNISNSLIFHSDRGVQYASNKITNICDFNLKITQSMSRKGNCWDNAVAESFFKTIKYEWLYRFKFTSYNQLYDSIEDYIYWYNTQRLHSSLGYLSPLEMEIKLRGIIKKVA, encoded by the exons ATGGTAAAAAAGTATGACAATGAATTTAAAGTTATGATTGTAGAACTGTTAAATTCGGGCATTAAGACAAAACAAGTTAGTGAGGATTATGGTTTAAGCTTGAGTATGGTTGGGCGTTGGAAACGCGAATACAAGTTACAATCGGGTGATTTCTCAAAAAAAAAGGAGTTATCTATTGAAGCTCAAGAACTCAAGGCTCTAAAGAAAGAGTTAAAGAATGTAACCATGGAGCGTGACA ATCTTAAAAAAGGCGGTGAGCATCTTCTCCAAGAGCGACCTATAAGGTATCAATTCATTTTAGAAAACATTGATATATATCCAGTTGAGAAGATGTGTAAATCTATGAAGCTTAGTAAAAATGCTTATTATCATTGGTTTAAAAACAAAGATGTTATATTTTTAAAAACACCTAAAATACATTTAAAAGAAAGGATTAAAATTATTTTTAAAGAAAGTAAAGAAATATATGGTAGTTGTAGGATTCAAAAAAAGTTAGAACGAGAAGGCTTAATTTATTCTCGCTCTTATATCGGACTACTAATGAAAGAAATGGGCTTAAGGAGTGTTTTAAAAAGAAAATTTGTAATTACAACAGATTCTAATCACCAATATTTAATTGCAGAAAACATGTTAAATAGAGAGTTCTCTAGTCTTAAATTAGGAGAAAAATGGGTGTCTGATATTACTTATATTCGAGTTAATGATGATTGGAATTATTTAACAACCATCATAGATCTTGCAGATAGAAAGGTTGTTGGATGGTCTTTAAGTGAAGATATGACGACTCAAAATACGGTAATGAAAGCTTGGATTGATGCTCGTAAAACAAGAAATATTAGTAATAGTCTAATTTTTCATTCGGATAGAGGTGTACAATATGCGTCAAACAAAATAACCAACATTTGTGATTTTAATCTTAAAATAACCCAAAGTATGAGTAGAAAAGGTAATTGTTGGGACAATGCGGTAGCTGAAAGCTTCTTTAAGACAATAAAGTACGAATGGTTATATCGATTTAAATTTACGTCCTACAATCAACTATATGACTCTATAGAAGACTATATTTATTGGTATAATACCCAAAGATTACATTCTAGTTTAGGATATCTCTCACCGCTAGAAATGGAAATAAAATTGAGAGGAATTATTAAAAAAGTAGCTTAA
- a CDS encoding helix-turn-helix transcriptional regulator: MFGTSIHWTTFFNLLIDTIIVLYSLYVSFKKKYSNLNRFIYLGFSFITYNITGGFLPINNFPGPIIIQYIITYSVAIFLCLYIIYYLYKEYDIVVLKYNLTLRKVVLITIFGFILLFLFPYFISGSLNISRYLFTIPISIFAFVFLIIFYRNISKPSNSNTFILRRNKLSTLSLACIALLPIFTIIGDYQWITFTLMNTAFYAITIMEIDRYLFFIKNNTRMFEIFALKKKQRDDFVKQKIIYEDLTRREIEITLSILSELNYKNIAKELFIAESTVSKHASNIFKKTGVKNRSEFLKRFLNKQK; the protein is encoded by the coding sequence ATGTTTGGAACTTCAATACATTGGACAACATTCTTCAATCTATTAATAGATACAATCATCGTTTTGTATTCACTTTACGTATCCTTCAAGAAAAAGTACAGTAACTTAAATCGTTTTATTTATCTTGGTTTTTCATTTATCACCTATAATATTACTGGAGGTTTTCTTCCCATAAATAATTTCCCAGGCCCCATAATTATTCAATACATCATTACTTATAGCGTAGCAATTTTCTTATGCTTATATATCATTTATTACCTTTACAAAGAGTACGACATTGTCGTATTGAAATACAACTTAACACTAAGAAAAGTAGTATTAATTACAATTTTTGGATTCATTCTGTTATTTTTATTCCCTTATTTTATTAGCGGCTCTTTGAATATTTCAAGGTATCTTTTTACAATTCCAATTTCTATTTTTGCTTTTGTATTTCTCATTATTTTCTATCGAAACATTTCTAAACCTTCCAACTCTAATACTTTTATTTTAAGAAGAAATAAACTTTCTACGTTAAGTCTTGCATGTATTGCCTTACTGCCTATTTTCACAATCATCGGAGATTACCAATGGATAACATTTACGTTAATGAATACTGCCTTTTATGCCATAACGATTATGGAAATAGATCGGTATTTATTTTTTATTAAAAACAATACCAGAATGTTTGAAATCTTTGCTCTAAAGAAAAAACAACGGGATGATTTCGTAAAACAAAAAATAATATATGAAGATTTAACGAGAAGGGAAATTGAAATTACGTTATCTATTCTGAGTGAATTAAATTATAAAAACATTGCTAAAGAGTTGTTTATCGCAGAAAGTACGGTATCAAAACATGCTTCCAATATTTTTAAAAAAACTGGTGTAAAAAACAGAAGTGAATTCTTAAAACGTTTTTTAAATAAGCAGAAATAA